One Actinomyces marmotae DNA window includes the following coding sequences:
- a CDS encoding SixA phosphatase family protein has translation MTETAPGAAVGAAVGAAPGAADAAQARTLVLIRHARAAAAPTDIERPLSDAGAAQARALAAALATRVGSADLLIVSPARRARQTSQPIAERLSPGRTLVEEDVYFGGGRAVLELVRQAGPGARTVIVVGHEPTTSELAAYLDGGVSDLGRRVSYGMSTANAAVLRVGSPWAVLTGGSAEVIDLLTPAH, from the coding sequence ATGACTGAGACCGCTCCCGGCGCCGCTGTTGGCGCCGCTGTTGGCGCCGCTCCCGGCGCCGCCGATGCCGCCCAGGCCCGCACGCTCGTCCTCATCCGTCACGCCCGTGCCGCCGCGGCGCCCACGGATATCGAGCGCCCGCTGTCCGACGCCGGTGCGGCGCAGGCCCGGGCCCTGGCGGCGGCTCTCGCCACCCGGGTGGGCAGCGCCGACCTTCTCATCGTCTCGCCCGCCAGGCGCGCGCGGCAGACCTCCCAGCCGATCGCCGAGAGGCTGTCCCCGGGGCGGACCCTCGTGGAGGAGGACGTGTACTTCGGGGGAGGCCGGGCCGTCCTCGAACTGGTGCGTCAGGCGGGGCCGGGCGCGCGCACGGTGATCGTGGTGGGGCACGAGCCGACGACCTCCGAGCTCGCCGCCTATCTCGATGGGGGAGTGAGCGACCTCGGGCGGCGGGTCTCCTACGGCATGTCGACCGCCAACGCCGCCGTGCTGCGGGTGGGCTCGCCCTGGGCCGTCCTCACCGGCGGTTCCGCCGAGGTCATCGATCTTCTCACCCCCGCCCATTAG
- the dusB gene encoding tRNA dihydrouridine synthase DusB: MTAPSHSPAPLRLGPIEVPMPVVLAPMAGVTNASFRRLCRQAAESALPEAARPAAPGPIPTDSGGLRAPAGLYVTEMVTTRALVERNEKTLAMVRTDPAERVRSIQLYGVDPVIAGKAVRILVEEDLADHIDLNFGCPVPKVTRKGGGAALPWKRDLLAAILRECVSAAESAARAAHRPREVPVTMKMRVGIDESHETFLDAARAAERAGIAAVALHARTARQHYSGQADWARIAELKESTRLPVLGNGDIWVGDDAVRMMAATGCDGVVVGRGCQGRPWLFADIVAAMRGEASRARPDLDGVIAVIREHARLLADEMGENRGVRDLRKHVGWYLKGYPVGGAARNALMRVGSLAELDAALGVMRSHLPAQVPYPGETVEGPRGRAGHPKRPHLPDGWLDSPVLDADQAELLGEAESDVSGG, from the coding sequence GTGACCGCCCCTTCGCACTCCCCCGCCCCGCTGCGCCTGGGCCCCATCGAGGTGCCCATGCCCGTGGTCCTCGCCCCGATGGCTGGCGTCACGAACGCCTCCTTCCGCCGGCTGTGCCGCCAAGCCGCCGAGTCCGCGCTCCCCGAGGCCGCGCGCCCCGCCGCCCCGGGGCCGATCCCCACCGATTCCGGTGGCCTGCGGGCACCCGCGGGCCTGTACGTCACGGAGATGGTCACCACCCGGGCCCTCGTGGAGCGCAATGAGAAGACCCTCGCCATGGTGCGCACCGACCCCGCCGAGCGGGTCCGCTCGATCCAGCTCTACGGCGTCGACCCCGTCATCGCGGGCAAGGCCGTGCGCATCCTCGTCGAGGAGGACCTCGCAGACCACATCGACCTCAATTTCGGCTGCCCCGTGCCCAAGGTGACCCGCAAGGGCGGGGGCGCCGCCCTGCCGTGGAAGCGGGACCTGCTCGCCGCGATCCTGCGCGAGTGCGTGAGCGCCGCGGAGAGCGCCGCCCGGGCCGCTCATCGCCCGCGGGAGGTGCCGGTGACGATGAAGATGCGCGTGGGGATCGACGAGTCCCACGAGACCTTCCTCGACGCCGCCCGCGCGGCCGAGCGCGCAGGCATCGCCGCCGTCGCCCTGCACGCGCGCACCGCCCGGCAGCACTACTCGGGTCAGGCGGACTGGGCCCGCATTGCCGAGCTCAAGGAGTCCACACGCCTGCCAGTGCTGGGCAACGGGGATATCTGGGTGGGGGATGACGCCGTGCGCATGATGGCCGCCACCGGCTGTGACGGCGTGGTCGTGGGGCGCGGCTGCCAGGGGCGCCCATGGCTCTTCGCCGACATCGTCGCCGCCATGCGCGGCGAGGCCTCCCGCGCGCGGCCGGATCTCGACGGCGTCATCGCCGTCATCCGCGAGCACGCGCGGCTGTTGGCCGATGAGATGGGCGAGAACCGGGGCGTGCGCGACCTGCGCAAGCACGTGGGCTGGTACCTCAAGGGTTACCCGGTGGGCGGGGCGGCCCGCAACGCGCTCATGCGAGTGGGCTCGCTGGCCGAACTCGACGCCGCCCTGGGGGTCATGCGCTCGCACCTGCCCGCCCAGGTGCCCTACCCCGGCGAGACCGTCGAGGGGCCCCGTGGCCGCGCGGGCCATCCGAAGCGCCCCCACCTGCCCGATGGCTGGCTGGACTCCCCCGTGCTCGACGCCGATCAGGCCGAGCTGCTGGGCGAGGCCGAGTCGGACGTCTCGGGGGGCTGA
- a CDS encoding SDR family oxidoreductase, which yields MNPREPSPGAPPGLLRGRTVLITGVMRPSSIAASVARAAAEQGARVILTTHPRARALTESVAALLGLAEPVVGLDVADPASLAALPGELERLGVVRLDGVVHSIARASRDLLGTVLPAGLQEADDGERARLEEAGEARMAALRDAFIVSAASLAALVEATAPLLGRGSSVLALTFDTSRVYPGYGWMGPLKAALEASARALAVELGPRGVRVNTLSAGPLRTTAASAIPGFDDLVDGWGAVAPLGWDPNDASPVARTAVALLSDWMPATTGAVIHADGGATL from the coding sequence ATGAATCCGAGGGAACCGAGCCCAGGCGCACCCCCCGGGCTGCTGCGGGGGCGCACGGTCCTCATCACCGGGGTGATGCGCCCCTCCTCGATCGCCGCCTCCGTGGCCCGCGCCGCCGCCGAGCAGGGCGCCCGCGTCATCCTCACCACGCACCCGCGCGCCCGGGCCCTCACGGAGTCCGTCGCCGCGCTGCTGGGACTGGCCGAGCCCGTGGTGGGGCTCGATGTGGCCGATCCCGCGTCCCTGGCCGCGCTGCCGGGCGAGTTGGAGCGCCTTGGCGTGGTGCGGCTCGACGGCGTCGTCCACTCGATCGCCCGCGCCAGCCGCGACCTCCTCGGGACGGTGCTGCCCGCCGGGTTGCAGGAGGCGGACGACGGCGAGCGGGCGCGCCTGGAGGAGGCGGGGGAGGCGCGCATGGCGGCGCTCCGCGACGCCTTCATCGTCTCCGCCGCGTCCCTGGCCGCGCTCGTCGAGGCGACGGCGCCGCTGTTGGGGCGGGGGAGCTCTGTGCTCGCCCTCACTTTCGACACCTCCCGCGTTTACCCCGGCTATGGCTGGATGGGACCGCTCAAGGCCGCCCTCGAGGCCTCGGCGCGGGCCCTCGCCGTCGAGCTCGGGCCCCGCGGCGTGCGGGTCAACACCCTGTCCGCCGGGCCGCTGCGCACGACGGCGGCCTCCGCGATCCCCGGTTTCGATGATCTCGTGGATGGTTGGGGGGCGGTTGCCCCGCTCGGCTGGGACCCCAATGACGCGTCGCCGGTGGCGCGCACCGCCGTCGCCCTCCTGTCCGACTGGATGCCCGCGACCACCGGGGCCGTCATCCACGCCGACGGCGGGGCGACCCTGTGA
- a CDS encoding YibE/F family protein translates to MRIVLAAIVVPIVLATLVGLVLLWPGKSSLMGSRPFAVAGSSIETATVTSTSVEDCKDSAKALGKISDGSLLTDAVCAEITSGDGKGLVVPVHVPAESARVANPGDSMKVLYTPKALAGGTPYVFVDYQRGLPIGLLAAVYLVLVLVVAGKRGALSVLGLIMATAVLMGFMIPALLAGESALAVTLTGSLAMMLMAVYVAHGVSVRTTTALLGTFTGVIITVLLALWGTSSSNLTGAVDDTAVTLNGLVREAGVHLDLRALLTCGMVVAGLGVLNDVTITQASAVWELHAANPAMPRGRLFTGGMRIGRDHIASTVYTLAFAYAGTALPLILSAALIDRSVIDTLLSGEISEEIVRTLVSSIGLVLAIPATTAIATILCRTGGAAQGADGARAAGPGGPAVARAAGPGGPGGLAQPPETSDSASPSSSA, encoded by the coding sequence GTGAGGATCGTGCTGGCCGCGATCGTCGTGCCGATCGTCCTGGCCACCCTCGTGGGGCTGGTGCTGCTGTGGCCGGGGAAGAGTTCGCTCATGGGCTCGCGGCCCTTCGCCGTGGCGGGCTCCTCCATCGAGACCGCCACGGTCACCTCCACCTCCGTGGAGGACTGCAAGGACTCCGCCAAGGCGCTCGGCAAGATCTCCGACGGCTCACTGCTCACTGACGCCGTGTGCGCCGAGATCACCAGCGGTGACGGCAAGGGCCTCGTCGTGCCGGTCCACGTCCCGGCCGAGTCGGCCCGCGTCGCCAACCCCGGTGACTCCATGAAGGTGCTCTACACGCCCAAGGCGCTGGCCGGCGGCACCCCCTACGTCTTCGTCGACTACCAGCGCGGCCTGCCGATCGGGCTGCTGGCGGCCGTCTACCTCGTGCTCGTGCTCGTGGTGGCCGGCAAGCGCGGCGCGCTCAGCGTCCTGGGGCTCATCATGGCCACCGCCGTGCTCATGGGCTTCATGATCCCCGCGCTCCTGGCCGGGGAGAGCGCGCTGGCCGTCACCCTCACCGGGTCGCTGGCGATGATGCTCATGGCGGTCTACGTGGCGCACGGCGTGTCGGTGCGCACCACCACCGCGCTGCTCGGCACCTTCACCGGCGTCATCATCACCGTGCTGCTCGCGCTGTGGGGGACGAGCTCGTCCAACCTGACCGGCGCCGTCGACGACACTGCCGTCACCCTCAACGGGCTCGTGCGCGAGGCCGGCGTCCACCTCGACCTGCGGGCCCTGCTCACCTGCGGGATGGTGGTGGCGGGGCTCGGCGTCCTCAACGACGTCACCATCACGCAGGCCTCGGCCGTCTGGGAACTGCACGCCGCCAACCCCGCCATGCCCCGGGGCCGCCTGTTTACCGGCGGCATGAGGATCGGACGCGACCACATCGCCTCCACCGTCTACACCCTCGCCTTCGCCTACGCGGGCACCGCGCTCCCGCTCATCCTCTCCGCCGCGCTCATCGACCGCTCCGTGATCGACACGCTGCTCAGCGGGGAGATCAGTGAGGAGATCGTGCGCACGCTGGTGTCCTCCATCGGTCTGGTCCTGGCGATCCCCGCGACCACTGCCATCGCCACCATCCTGTGCCGCACCGGTGGGGCGGCGCAGGGCGCCGACGGTGCGAGGGCAGCCGGCCCTGGCGGTCCTGCCGTCGCGAGGGCGGCCGGCCCTGGCGGTCCTGGCGGCCTGGCTCAGCCCCCCGAGACGTCCGACTCGGCCTCGCCCAGCAGCTCGGCCTGA
- a CDS encoding glycine--tRNA ligase: MAQNSSTLDRVINLAKRRGFVFPCGEIYGGTRSAWDYGPLGVELKENIKKQWWLAMVRSRDDVVGLDSSVILPRETWVASGHVGAFTDPLVESLHTHKRYRADQLIEEYAERKGLDPETITLDMVPDPVTGQPGSWTEPREFSGLLKTYLGPVDDEAGLHYLRPETAQGIFINFANVMSAARKKPPFGIGQVGKSFRNEITPGNFIFRTREFEQMEMEFFCEPGTDEQWHQYWIDYRRDWYIDLGIDPDNLRLYEHPKEKLSHYSKRTVDLEYRFGFTGSEWGELEGIANRTDFDLSTHAERSGKDLSYFDQTTNERWVPYVIEPAAGLTRSMMAFLVEAYHEDQAPNTKGGVDTRVVLKLDARLAPVKAAVLPLSRKEELTGPAKAVASRLRRLWNVEYDDAGAVGRRYRRQDEIGTPLCLTYDFDSPEDGAVTVRERDTMVQERVPLEGIERYLAERLAGC, translated from the coding sequence GTGGCACAGAACTCCTCCACACTCGATCGCGTGATCAACCTGGCCAAGCGCCGTGGCTTCGTGTTCCCCTGCGGCGAGATCTACGGCGGCACGCGCTCCGCCTGGGACTACGGGCCGCTCGGCGTCGAGCTCAAGGAGAACATCAAGAAGCAGTGGTGGCTGGCGATGGTCCGCTCCCGTGACGACGTGGTGGGCCTGGACTCCTCGGTCATCCTGCCCCGCGAGACCTGGGTCGCCTCCGGGCACGTCGGGGCCTTCACCGACCCCCTCGTGGAGTCCCTGCACACCCACAAGCGCTACCGCGCCGACCAGCTCATCGAGGAGTACGCCGAGCGCAAGGGCCTCGACCCCGAGACCATCACCCTTGACATGGTGCCGGACCCCGTCACCGGCCAGCCCGGTAGCTGGACCGAGCCCCGCGAGTTCTCCGGCCTGCTCAAGACCTACCTCGGGCCCGTGGATGACGAGGCGGGCCTGCACTACCTGCGACCCGAGACCGCCCAGGGCATTTTCATCAACTTCGCCAACGTCATGAGCGCGGCCCGCAAGAAGCCCCCCTTCGGCATCGGGCAGGTCGGCAAGTCCTTCCGCAACGAGATCACCCCGGGCAACTTCATCTTCCGCACCCGCGAGTTCGAGCAGATGGAGATGGAGTTCTTCTGCGAGCCGGGCACCGACGAGCAGTGGCACCAGTACTGGATCGACTACCGGCGCGACTGGTACATCGACCTGGGCATTGACCCCGACAACCTGCGGCTCTATGAGCACCCCAAGGAGAAGCTCTCCCACTACTCCAAGCGCACGGTCGACCTGGAGTACCGCTTCGGCTTCACCGGCTCGGAGTGGGGCGAGCTCGAGGGTATCGCCAACCGCACGGACTTCGACCTGTCCACCCACGCCGAGCGCTCCGGCAAGGACCTGTCCTACTTCGACCAGACCACCAACGAGCGCTGGGTCCCCTACGTCATCGAGCCCGCCGCCGGCCTGACCCGCTCCATGATGGCCTTCCTCGTGGAGGCGTACCACGAGGACCAGGCCCCCAACACCAAGGGCGGCGTCGACACCCGCGTGGTCCTCAAGCTCGACGCGCGCCTGGCCCCGGTCAAGGCCGCCGTCCTGCCGCTGAGCCGCAAGGAGGAACTCACCGGCCCCGCCAAGGCCGTCGCCTCGCGCCTGCGCCGCCTGTGGAACGTCGAGTACGACGACGCGGGCGCGGTGGGCCGCCGCTACCGCCGCCAGGACGAGATCGGCACGCCGCTGTGCCTCACCTACGACTTCGACTCCCCGGAGGACGGGGCCGTCACGGTGCGCGAGCGCGACACCATGGTCCAGGAGCGCGTGCCCCTGGAGGGCATCGAGCGCTACCTGGCCGAGCGGCTCGCCGGCTGCTGA